The nucleotide window GCTGACGCTCGCGTAGGGCCCTGGCGTCAGACGCGCGGGGGCGGGGCGACTGCAGCGCGGGGTATAAGTAGAGGGTGCAGGAGGCGGTGCTTCCCCTTCTCCCCGGCGGTTAGTGCTGAGAGTGCGGAGTGTGTGCTCCGGCCTcggaacacacatttattattaaaaaaatccaaaaaaaatcttaaaaaatcttttaaaaaacccaaaaaaaatttacaaaaaatccGCGTCTCCCCCGCcggagacttttatttttttttcttcctgttttataaAATAACCCGGTGAAGCAACCGAGACCGACCCGCCCGCCCGCGGCCCCGCAGCAGCTCCAAGAAGGAACCAAGAGACCGAGGCCTTCCCGCTGCCCGGACCCGACACCGCCACCCTCGCTCCCCAGCCGGCAGCTGGCAGCCAGCAGCCAGCGGCAGCGGATCGACTCCGTTCTGCGGCTGTTGAGTAGTTTTCGATTCCGGTTGATTTTTGTCCCTCTGCGCTTgcccccgctcccctccccccggCTTCGGCCCGCGACCCCAGCACTCGCTCTTCTCTCACGGAAAGGTCGCGGCCTGTGGCCCTGCGGGCAGCCGTGCCGAGATGAACCCCAGCGCCCCCAGCTACCCCATGGCCTCGCTCTACGTGGGGGACCTACACCCCGACGTGACCGAGGCGATGCTCTATGAGAAGTTCAGCCCGGCCGGGCCCATCCTCTCCATCCGGGTCTGCAGGGACATGATCACCCGCCGCTCTTTGGGCTACGCGTATGTGAACTTCCAGCAGCCGGCAGACGGTGAGAGCCGGGCCCGACGGCGGGCGGGCGGCCATGAGGctcaggcggcggcggcgggcgggttAGGCCGGCGGgcccggggggagggggcaggagggcatGTCACCAGCCCTCCCCGGGGCCAGCGGGGCGAGGCTCGGGCGCCAGTACCCCGGTTCCCCGTGCCCGCAGGGACCCGCGCTGCCGGCAGCCGCACGCCCCTCTTACGCCGGGCCACTTCCTCCTTTGCGACCATTTTCTCGGCCTCAGCCGCTCTCAAACTTTAGGGTGATGACGCGCCGGGAGGGTGGGTGAGAATGGGTTCTAACACGACGCTCCCGCCAGTAGCTGCGGGATTCTGGGGTGTTGAGCGCCGAGCCCCCTTTTCCGGTAATAGGTGGAGGCGCTCCCACCACCCGAGGCTCTTGCCGGCGCCCCAGGACGCCCCAGGAAGTGCATTTCGTTGCTCGAAAAATACCACGTGTTGAACCCTGTAACCTCACAGGCCCGAGGCCTGTTCCGGCTACTGGCCCAATCGCCTGGGGGAGCCACGGGGACTTAGAATAAAGTTAATAATGGTGGTCTGGTGGTGGTCATCAGGCTTCTGATTCCGTTCTTAATAACTTGTCAGTGACTGATGGCCCTGGAAGTATAAACTACCAATGAGACGTGCATTGGGGTTTTTCCCCCAGTTCAGACATTTCTCACTCTTAACAGCAGGTtaggagggaggggatgtggaagAGAACCCTTTTGGAGGCCATCGTTTATCTCAGGCTATTTAGGTAGTTGTGATTGTTTTAATCGAGTTAGTTTCGTAGTACTGGTAATTTGTtcggaatatttttttttctctgaaatagtTTCTATGGTTTTGAAGGATTTTACTTAAAAATGCCGTCACCACTTTTGACTGGAAAATGTTACTTGTGAGTGTCGTGTGGACTGGACTCTTATACTTATGTGGCATTCTAGtggtggtttccttttttttaaagtagtccaGAATATCCATACATCATGGGGAATGATTGAGCACTGGAGTCAGCTTGAAATTTATGGGGAAAAAGACGCAGCTAAccttgtatttttaaagtaaagttaAACAGTTtgcaaaaaaatccaaaatttggCAAACAGATATGTGACCTGATGACTTGCCAGGATTTTTCTTTATATCTGGATCAATTGACTTGCAAAAGTCATTTTCACTTGATTTTATGGTCCACTTTTGCCCTTCTTTCCCCTGGCTACTTGAATATATGTCAAGTGTTACAAAATataaggaatttatttttgtaggaAAGGCCTTAAAGGTGGAATTGaaacttttatttcattaacAGATCTGGAGTTATTTAGTGATCAGCTTTTCACTAGGTAAAGTTAATACTGAGATTTTTGGGTAGGCAGGCTATTGAGTGACAGCAAGCCCGAAGTTGTAAAACTGCACTGCAGGTTTTCTGCCCTTTTGCTCTGTAGGCAGTAGCTCCAAATGTCACTCCATAACGGTTCCTCCCAACTCTGGTCAAGATTTATCGCTGAATGAAATATCAAGGAAGATAATTTGGGGGCAGATAATCACAAACTGAAGAGTTGATAGAGAAAACTTGGACAAATTCTAGAGAGCATGAAATGTAAACTTCTGAAAGTGGCTGGTATTCTTTCtaaatttaacaattttaaatccgaaaaaaacaattttaaaaatttcttgggGTTAGAAAAGTTGAACTTCAGGTTACCGTGGTTACAGTATACTCACTGTGTATTATCCATCTATTGCAGTAGGCCAGTATTGTAACTACTCAAAAGAAGGTAGCATTTTTCCATCttccatttatttcatttctatatATACAAATTATTGTCTTTCCAAATATTATTTCCAGTGGTTTCcgtttttttctcccccttattTATTGCTACATTGATGTATTTGTAGAATAGCTTCTGAAAGTGACCAGTTTCCAATTTAACAGGAAGAGGTGACTCATTCAAAAGAAACTCAAGCAGAGTCAGCTAAAAAACTAGGGGAGCTGAGTAGGCGTGGTCAATTGATAAATGAGCTGACAGTTGTTTGTCACTATCTTCTAGAAACTAAAACTTTCATTTATAGAAAGAAGTGGCTGGAAAATTTGTCCTCTCACTAATTTTACAGTTAACACTAGCATGGAATTTGTGAAAATTGGTGTTTCAGGACTTCAAGTGGACTGTGTGTTCCCACTCTTTAGGGACTAGTGTTTTCTacttaatgatatatttttccatttagagTCTAAACTTCTGTAATAAGTGTTTCTTTAATGGTACGGGTGCACATAATTTGATCCTTCATAGATGTAATCATAGGGtagattttgaaattttctagCACTATTCAGAAATAATTGATTAATCATCAGTTATTAATGTAATGACTGATCTAAGAGTAAATGAGTGATCTAAGATAAAAatggttttatatataaataaagcatttaaagTGAATTGTGACTATCGTAGACCTGGTATTTCAAAAGTTTTGTGTTACATAGCTAAGTACGTCCAACTTCACTTTAGTTTTTGAAAGCCTGATTCAAGTCTTTCTGAATGgataaagcctttttttttttttttaacatggccaTAGGAATTGTGCCATGAATCACTGAAATCCCCCCAATaagtcaagaatttttttttttttttttttttttagaaaatggaCTAATTTTTGTACAGTATTGACAGTGATAAGCAAGAAACAATTTTGACAAGTAATAGAGAAGAAGTTAAAATGCTTGAAAATCCATAAACTGCTCTGCTTGTGGATAATCTACAATTGCTTACTGTCTTTTATATTGCTTATTAAGCAGATTGTGAAGGGGAATCTCGCTTTTACAGTTTTACAGTTGACTAGGAACAAAAAGGTGCTTTTAAATTTCATGGCAATTAAAGGAAGAGGTTGTTTCAGAAATAAGTTAGTTCTTAACGATACGTCatccattaacaaattaacatgggaaatttggggttttttgatatttgtcttctctttttgcgTTGTACCATTTAAATCTAGACTGATATGAGGTAAGGTTCAGCCATCTTGAAGTTTAAAGAGGTAGAGGGACCATGTGCCCTACTGTTCCCTCCACAATAGTTTATATAAATTTAAGTGGGCTGTAaaagttttgaaataatatttattttgaaaatgtcctTCCTGCAGCGGAGCGTGCTTTGGACACCATGAATTTTGATGTTATAAAGGGCAAGCCAGTACGCATTATGTGGTCTCAGCGTGATCCATCACTTCGCAAAAGTGGAGTGGGCaacatattcattaaaaatttggACAAATCCATTGATAATAAAGCACTGTATGATACATTTTCTGCTTTTGGTAACATCCTTTCATGTAAGGTAAGCAAAAATATGACAGGTAAACATACAGTGTTTTAGTTTAATTGTAGTTTATTCTTGAAGATAGCAACCATGCTCTGTGTTAATGGATATCTTTATTTCCCAAATGCCCAGGTTAGGTAGCTGACAAGTTATCTCTGAATACTGGAAAAATGCTAAATCAATAGCAAGTAATgaaaaattattacacatttttcCCTAGGTGgtttgtgatgaaaatggttcCAAGGGTTATGGATTTGTGCATTTTGAGACACAAGAAGCAGCTGAAAGAGCTATTGAAAAAATGAATGGGATGCTTCTAAATGATCGCAAAGTGTAAGTATAAATATTTAGTTAATCATACTTCAGATGCTTTTAATAGTTCAATTCATGCATTTTACAAGTAATATATTTGTGCTCTTAAAAGAGATACAGCtaaagtgaaaattaataaaccacATCTTGGTAGATTTTataattgtcttttctccacattcaGTGTAACATACAAGTAACAGTGAATTAATACAGCTGGTCAGcattcaaacagaaaagaaacagcagAAGATAGGTATGCTGGAATATAaagctttttcaaaaataagtgtGTATTAGTTGAAAAACTAGAAATCCAGGCAGAAACTTAATCATAATTCCCAAGGTAGTAATTAGCCCCATTTACATTCAAAGCTGAAGCTAAAATAACTTGCCTGTATTTACATACTGGTGTGACAGATAAACTGCGATACAAACCCAGTGGTCTAAATTCAGAGCCCAGGGTGACTCTCTGCTTGGCTTTACTCCCACAGTTTATTGATGGAGTTTAAAGATTGTCATAATTGTTGTTTCAACACCTTTTGGCTCCCTTCCCCATGTAAAGATAAATCGTAATTAAACCAGAAGTCTTCATGATTAATCTTTTCTGAAATAAACTTGTTCTTAAAAGttgcaaacttttaaaataatgacactGATAAAGCCTCTATAAGACTTTCTGCTACAAGttgtaaaaatacagattttatgagcccaaagaAATTACAAATCTCAATTTTATCCTCAGTGCCAGTGGATTTTGCTTAAGTAGGCAAATTCAGCTGTGAGGTCATATTGTAAGTGAGCTGTGAGCTCATGTAAACTGCAGTGATGGCATGCAGATTGGGTTTGGTTCTTACAGGTCAACTGCATCACTCTTAAGGTGAGGTTCTCATAAATCTGCATCAAGTGGTATGGTCAGTCTGTACACGGAGGAGTCATGCACATGGTGGTACCTGTTGTGAGTTCTGTCAATTACATGATTAAGGAAAGACTTTGTAGTATGTAAAGAACCCCATACAAGTCTAAGAAAACCAGCAACTCCTCAGTGGGAACAATGTTTACAAAGggtaattcttaaaaataatacacctttaaatgagaaaaatgttcagcatcattagtaTTCAGAGATGAAACTATCTTTTGCCTGTCAGCAgtgctttaggggaaaaaaaagaatggctacCACTGGTGGAGGTCTAGATTAAGTAAAGAACTTGATTTATTGCTGTTTTTTGAGTATAAAATGATATAACCCttttttggaaagcagtttgtagGTATAAACTTAAGATCATTTATATACCTTTCAAGCTGCCATGATTTCTGCAACTCTATCCTAAGAACAAATAACGAAGTTTCATAATGTTGCGgcattatttacaaaagaaagTTTTGTTGtccacaatggaatatcatgttCCCACTGAGAACATTTATAAAACTAATTGCATGGAGAAGCAGCACCATATGGGTGGGGGAAGGTGTGGGGTGCGGCTAAGGGAATAAAATGTAGGTGTCTCCTATGGAAAGGAATTGTGCTGGACTAACGTTCTTAAGCACAGGGAACAAAAAGGCCTATGAAAAGTCAGTCACAATTTGGGTGGGATTATGGGCGATGGTTTTTTGATGTATATTATATCCTTTAATGACACATGTACTACTTTTAGGGaaaacctcaatttttaaaacacattttgttGATAATGCTGCAAAGAAATTTGTTCCAGGCCGTTGTATGTTAGAGTACAGACTTCGGTagcttaaatttatattttaggagATTGCAAACAAAGTGCAAGAGCCATGTTGAAACAGCAACGATAAAAGCTTTCCTGTCTTTTCGCTGTCTTTCACTAGTGGTGCAGGCATACTCCACTAGTTTGTATTGCTGGACGTAATCTTCTTAACCCTAGGTTAGctagaaggaagggagaggagtgtgcattaagaaaaatgttctttttcgTGATTATAGTTAAGAGGTTTGTTCTCACATTGCACTTAAGgccctatttctgttttatagtttGCTTTTTATTAGAGATTCTGAAATTACCAGTAACTATTACAGAGTCAACCATCAGGCTTAATTAACCTGAACTTCATAAAATAGAACCTAATTTTATagttcttatctattttattagaTTTGTTGGACGATTTAAGTCTCGTAAGGAACGAGAAGCAGAACTCGGAGCTAGGGCAAAAGAGTTCACCAATGTTTACATCAAGAATTTTGGAGAAGACATGGATGATGAGCGCCTGAAGGATCTCTTTGGCAAGTTCGGTAATGTGTCTGAATTAAATTTTTATACTCAGTTCTGAGTAATTGTTCAATGTTAGTTTTggctaatattttatattaaaataaatgggacttcacatattttaaaatattgtagttATTTGGATTAAGCTACTGATAGTCCATTATACTAGCTTATAAATAAAATCCTATCCAGTTTAAAGGTTAATAGCATTGTATTAGCACCGTAAGGTGTGACTGTGTAATTGGAAcagattttaaaagcttttgctatgTTAAGAAATTGTGCTGGATTTATGCACTAACAGATCCCATCTCATCAGAGGCATTGCATGAGACACAGCCAACTTAGGTTGGAATGTAGTCTTTAATTATGGGACAGGAAAGCTGGCCAGCTTTAGGATATTTGGCCAGTCTCAGCATCGTGTTTgagcaatttaaaataatgacttttaAAGACAAAGATCCAGATTTTCCCGTGAAGTGTGTAACCGGTCTCACTTTAGATAGTTGTGTAGCTGATCAGAAAACGAACTTTAAATTGCACTCTTGCAGGTGATTTACTTGCCCCTtacctttgctttcctttttgtttaactTAAATAAGTGTCCCCTTTTTAAAAGCATTCCAAATCATAAAGAATGAGGAAATCTAATACTTTACTATTGCCAAGCTGGGATGCCACATTGAACCCTCTAAACAGTTGATGTGTGCCCATACATCTTGCAGATTCTCTGTAATCAGATgtgatttttaatcttttttccccACCTACCTGAGATAATACTTACCACTTCAGTTAAGTCTGTTTTATTTGAGGGGGTGGTGGGGGAATATGTGTCTTCAGAAACATGCCGCCTCCTCCAGGTGCTTCTGCTATGTCAAAGGTCAAACCCCGTGTTTCCTCTactccttgttgaaaatcaagtgGGCCAAGgcttaaaaattcttaaagaaaagcaaattgttttaaaataatgcatcTGTTTTGTACTAATGCTAAGCATAAAACTTCATCatcatttacatttctctaaaacATACCTCCTTAAATGGAAGGAGGAGTGTTTCAGGGAATAGAGTATTTACTTAGCTTCTTAGTAGAAATAAAGGGTCTTAAAGAGAATATTTAGTGCCCATGGTGGGAGAGAAGAGGGTGGTTATAGGAGGAATACATTTCTGGAGGattggaggtttttttttaatccccatttttatatttttttcatggctttgTTTGTGTATTGAAACTTGAAATGTATAAACTAAATGTTGTATGGAATACCtttgaatcattaaaaaaattttttttaggacCTGCCTTAAGTGTGAAAGTAATGACCGATGAGAGTGGAAAATCCAAAGGTTTTGGATTTGTAAGCTTTGAAAGGCATGAAGATGCACAGAAAGTAAGACTTAAAATATACTAACCAAAGGCAGTGtgggtttttctgtattttatagtAAGATGTGGGGGTATAAAGTTGAGTTGCTCTTGCATTGAAATACACATGCATACCAACGGCTAGTCTACATGTTCATCTCCACATGTATTGTTTTGAATTActtgcattttatatattttgagagtATAAATTGAAAACCTCTATTGTCTTAAAACCTCAAAGTTTAGTTTTTATGGTGGGTCCATCTTTAGCTTTTATAATCTAacaaattttctttattgttaaaaaatgaatttatatattgCAAGTTAGTAATTAAAATTTTGTGGTCTTTGTAAGGCTGTGGATGAGATGAACGGAAAGGAGCtcaatggaaaacaaatttacgTTGGTCGAGCCCAGAAAAAAGTGGAACGGCAGACGGAACTTAAGCGCAAATTTGAACAGATGAAGCAAGATAGGATCACCAGATACCAGGTtcattttttaactgaaagagCAAAAATAAGACAGGGATGAGGAAACCTATTTTatgttcatttcagttactgaCAGGTAACTGGAGGGTTTgagagggggaaaggagaggaaacatGGGATAAGATAATAGGAAGTATGCTTAAGTACCactatggttttctttttcctttttctaaattttttttctttattttattttttttttagggtgTTAACCTTTATGTGAAAAATCTTGATGATGGTATTGATGATGAACGTCTCCGGAAAGAGTTTTCTCCGTTTGGTACAATCACTAGTGCAAAGGTAAAGCATAtgatgcactttttttttaagatttgggaAAAATCCATGcccatggatatatgtatataaattttatatttcatatggagtgtttttctttataaatgaatggacaaatcgtttttccttttctctaaaaaatcagcctttcatttttcagaaaatCATATCTTTGCTTCATTACTTCAAAAActtatactcaaaaaaaaaaacaacttatattCAGATTTGAAGTGGCTGGAAAGGCTGCATTAGATGACCATAGTGATCGATCATCACATGATATGCACTGTTCTGTACTCTGTTAAACTAGTTATTTTACTGGTTAAAGAAAGCAACTTATTGGGGAACTGTAATTGTTACTATTTGAGCTAATCTATATTTGCTTACAGAATTCACTCTGGGGAGTCAAACTTAAAGCCCCCTATAACAGTAAAGGTAGAGATCGTGTTTGCTTTTACTTGAAatcagaaattaagaaataacaACAGTAAGATTCTAGTCTAAATTCTGGAATTTTGATATAAGAACCTCTACTttaggtgttttttctggtgtcCATGGCCCAAGAATCCTTCTGTATTTAAAGTTCTGTTATGTATGTACCTTGAGGGGTGGGAAGAGTATCTAAAACTTCAAACAGATTCTCAAAAGAgaacaggaaaaattaaaactgagtgCTCTGGAGTGACCTCGTAGCTGATCTTTCTACTCTGCAACCCCACTGACCGAGGGAACTTCTACGATAGAATGTTAAGGAGCACAGTAGAGGAATACACACAAAAATGCAAGTGATGTAGTTGTCTTCTGTTTCATTCAGCCTGTGCTTTTGTAGGAGAACCTGGAGTATGATAGAATCTATTCCTGAGTTTGTTTATCCTCAGTATGTTCcctgaaaatcatttaaattgaATATTGTGCATCAGTTTATTTTGAATGTATGAAGAAGCATGCATGTTTTACAAAGGAGGGTCTTTATTAAGTCCTTTTCAAAAAGTCCTTTGTGGATCATATCGCTGTTGGCAAGGAGGTGAAAAAGTTTTTGCAGAAATTCTGGGAGAGGAGGTCATTGTGTTAATTTGATAATGCTTGCTGAAAAACAAATTGGTCAAGACAGAAGTAGAAAAAGGTGACccttccatttttcattttcagtcttcAAAAGGAGTTTGGTTGGCCTTTCCAGATAATTTTCCATGCTTGTATACTTTTTGTATACGTATAAACAGTTTTTATGAAACAGGATCATAGTATACCTATTCTGcaacttgtctttttatttaacatatcTAGGTACATATTTATTTCaggcattttctcatttttcgcTAAGGGCTGAATATTCATGGTATAGATGTACCATAACTTATTCTACTATGCCTGTATTATTGGTCATTTGGTTTGCTTTGCATGCTACTAACAGTGTTGGACCCACCACTCTAATAAACatctttatacatatatctttgcACACATACCAGTATTTCTGAAGTTCAAGAATTGAAGTTTCTGGTTAGTGGGTGTGTGTATTTAAATTTCATACAACTGAATTGTCCCAAAAAGGGTGAACAAATTAAATTACT belongs to Balaenoptera ricei isolate mBalRic1 chromosome 17, mBalRic1.hap2, whole genome shotgun sequence and includes:
- the PABPC1 gene encoding polyadenylate-binding protein 1, with the protein product MNPSAPSYPMASLYVGDLHPDVTEAMLYEKFSPAGPILSIRVCRDMITRRSLGYAYVNFQQPADAERALDTMNFDVIKGKPVRIMWSQRDPSLRKSGVGNIFIKNLDKSIDNKALYDTFSAFGNILSCKVVCDENGSKGYGFVHFETQEAAERAIEKMNGMLLNDRKVFVGRFKSRKEREAELGARAKEFTNVYIKNFGEDMDDERLKDLFGKFGPALSVKVMTDESGKSKGFGFVSFERHEDAQKAVDEMNGKELNGKQIYVGRAQKKVERQTELKRKFEQMKQDRITRYQGVNLYVKNLDDGIDDERLRKEFSPFGTITSAKVMMEGGRSKGFGFVCFSSPEEATKAVTEMNGRIVATKPLYVALAQRKEERQAHLTNQYMQRMASVRAVPNPVINPYQPAPPSGYFMAAIPQTQNRAAYYPPSQIAQLRPSPRWTAQGARPHPFQNMPGAIRPAAPRPPFSTMRPASSQVPRVMSTQRVANTSTQTMGPRPTAAAAAATPAVRTVPQYKYAAGVRNPQQHLNAQPQVTMQQPAVHVQGQEPLTASMLASAPPQEQKQMLGERLFPLIQAMHPTLAGKITGMLLEIDNSELLHMLESPESLRSKVDEAVAVLQAHQAKEAAQKAVNSATGVPAV